One stretch of Schlesneria sp. DSM 10557 DNA includes these proteins:
- a CDS encoding SDR family NAD(P)-dependent oxidoreductase gives MKELRGRTALITGASRGIGMLVAKQLAREGMNLALAARSADKLEQLATELRSLGIKVVPVETDVAKEDDLRRLVERTISELGSIDVLVNNAGIEAFQPFQVIDPQDITQTIQTNLTASLLLTRFVLPHMLKNGRGHIVNMASTAGKFGPAFGAAYGASKAGLIAFTQSLRGELYKTGVSASAICPGFADNGGIYEVIKDRTGKRIPWYVGSTSAEKVARVVVRAIRNDRPDMIVNFPALRPVFTLNQALPSLGEWIVRVTTRRFLKQAATRD, from the coding sequence ATGAAGGAACTTCGCGGCCGGACGGCGCTGATCACAGGCGCTTCACGCGGGATCGGAATGCTCGTCGCCAAGCAGCTTGCCCGGGAAGGGATGAATCTCGCTCTGGCAGCACGCTCGGCGGATAAGCTCGAACAACTGGCCACGGAACTCCGTTCTCTGGGAATCAAGGTCGTCCCCGTGGAAACCGACGTCGCGAAGGAAGACGATCTGCGGCGGCTGGTCGAAAGAACGATCTCTGAACTGGGTTCCATCGATGTGCTGGTGAACAATGCCGGGATCGAAGCCTTTCAGCCGTTTCAGGTGATCGATCCGCAAGATATCACCCAGACCATTCAGACGAATCTGACCGCATCACTGCTTTTGACCCGGTTCGTGTTGCCGCACATGCTGAAAAATGGCCGAGGCCACATTGTGAACATGGCGAGTACCGCCGGGAAATTTGGTCCGGCTTTCGGGGCTGCTTACGGCGCATCGAAGGCGGGGCTGATTGCCTTCACGCAGTCGCTGCGGGGTGAACTCTACAAGACGGGGGTCAGTGCGAGTGCCATCTGCCCCGGCTTCGCCGACAATGGGGGTATCTATGAAGTGATCAAGGACCGGACGGGGAAACGGATTCCCTGGTACGTCGGATCGACCTCTGCCGAGAAGGTCGCCAGGGTCGTCGTCAGAGCGATCAGGAATGACCGTCCCGACATGATTGTCAATTTCCCGGCGCTTCGCCCGGTCTTCACACTGAATCAGGCACTGCCAAGCCTGGGTGAATGGATCGTCCGAGTCACCACGCGCCGCTTCCTGAAACAGGCCGCCACCCGCGACTGA